The Paenibacillus amylolyticus genome contains the following window.
CACGCTGGACTTCCTCACCGTTTTTAGTCAACGTAAAGTCTTTCTCCAACAGTGCTGCCGCTCCCGGGAACGCCTGAAAAGCGGTAACCGGAGCCGAATTTTTGAACCCTTTGGCTGCTGTCCACGGATGACCCTTTTTCTTGATCACGGACTGTACGTCACGTAACGTAAAATCAATACCAAACGCATACGCATCCACCAACTCATCTACCGCCATACCTGGCTCATAACTGCGGCCAATTTGCACGACCAATTCAGCTTCATAGTGAATCTCCCCCTTCGTAGCAGGCAATTCCAGCGTTTCACCATTTAAGGGCACGACCGCATGAGAAGGTTTCATAAAGATCATTGGCTCATCAGGAACCGCATTACCCAATTCTTCGGCATGAAGTTTATAATTGCGTCCTACACAGTATACATTGCGAATGTTCGTCAACATGGGGATATTACCACCTTTATCGGGTTCATTAGTGTATTTGGAGTAAATTAAGGTCTAAAGAATCGGCTACTCGTCTCCTGGAACGCCAGCTCCCATACGTCAGGACGATTCGTACATAACATGAGTTCGGGATCAACTGCCGCGAGTTTCTTCATAATGGTCTTGTCATCCACTGTCCAAGCCATCACCCGAATACCCGCACTCCGCATCTCGTTCATTAAGGATTTGTCCACATTGGTGTATCCAATGGAGAGGAAAGTACAATTCATCTGCCGCAGGGCATTTAACAGATCCCCTGGTCGTGCATCGATAATCAGCCCTGTCTGGAACTCCGGTGCAAGTTTCTTCACTTCGATCAGAGCGGCTGGTTCAAATGAGGTGATCACCACATCATTTTGCATATGTCTTTTTCTCACTTCATGTATGACCGCCGCAGGCAGACCCGGATACATATCCCCCTGCGTTTTCAATTCGATGTTCAAACGCACTCTGCCGCACGAACGGTCTAATAATTCACTAAGCGCCGGAATCCGCTCACCTTTGTAAGACTTGTTCTTCCATGCTCCGGCATCCAGACGCTGCAGATCAGCCCAATCGGTTTCCCGAACCAGCCCCTTGCCGTTCGTCGTACGATCCACTGTAAAATCATGAATGATCACTGGCACACCATCACGCGATAACTGCACATCCAGCTCCATCCACTGAACTTCAGGCCGTTCCATGGCCATCAGGAATGCAGCCATCGTATTCTCTGGTGCAATAGAAGAAAATCCACGGTGCGCTACACATAGGTTGTTCATTTGATTCCCTCCACTGAAAGGTTTTTAATTAGGCGAAGCAACTCCATTCCCATCATAACGAATGCCTGGGGAAAGCTTTGCCATCTGTTCAAGCAACAGTTTGTTTGCTTCATCAATCATCGGGATGGCCTGACCAAGCGCCGCTTCATAAGGGATAACTTTCATGCTGCAAGCTGCATCCTGACTACAGCGAGCCTGAAATACCGCCGTTTTCCATGTTTCTTCAGTTGTTGATCTGGAGAAAATGAAATTTCCCGTACTATATGCAATCCACTTCCCCTTATAGTACTCCAACCCTTGCAACACATGAGGATGACCACCTATGACCAGATCCGCGCCAGCATCGACAAATTCATGAGCCAATCGGGTCTGGTCACTGTTCGGAGTACTTACACGTTCCTCTCCCCAGTGTGCAACCACGATCACCAGATCAGCCTTCTTACGGGCCTCCTCGATCGCTTTGACTGCTCCTGTAGAGTCATAGGCTTCAGCCACGCCAGCCCGATTGCCATCCGCCTTCCAACTCG
Protein-coding sequences here:
- a CDS encoding CapA family protein, whose amino-acid sequence is MASAGFDAVNLANNHILDQGVEGLVDTLTYLKEYGIAHTGAGMNRDEAYAPAYLERKGMKIALLGFSRVVPETSWKADGNRAGVAEAYDSTGAVKAIEEARKKADLVIVVAHWGEERVSTPNSDQTRLAHEFVDAGADLVIGGHPHVLQGLEYYKGKWIAYSTGNFIFSRSTTEETWKTAVFQARCSQDAACSMKVIPYEAALGQAIPMIDEANKLLLEQMAKLSPGIRYDGNGVASPN
- a CDS encoding glycerophosphodiester phosphodiesterase family protein — its product is MNNLCVAHRGFSSIAPENTMAAFLMAMERPEVQWMELDVQLSRDGVPVIIHDFTVDRTTNGKGLVRETDWADLQRLDAGAWKNKSYKGERIPALSELLDRSCGRVRLNIELKTQGDMYPGLPAAVIHEVRKRHMQNDVVITSFEPAALIEVKKLAPEFQTGLIIDARPGDLLNALRQMNCTFLSIGYTNVDKSLMNEMRSAGIRVMAWTVDDKTIMKKLAAVDPELMLCTNRPDVWELAFQETSSRFFRP
- a CDS encoding fumarylacetoacetate hydrolase family protein gives rise to the protein MLTNIRNVYCVGRNYKLHAEELGNAVPDEPMIFMKPSHAVVPLNGETLELPATKGEIHYEAELVVQIGRSYEPGMAVDELVDAYAFGIDFTLRDVQSVIKKKGHPWTAAKGFKNSAPVTAFQAFPGAAALLEKDFTLTKNGEEVQRGNIRNMIFSLQDIVNYVGHHYGLGPGDVIFTGTPEGVGPIQAGDVLELAWAGESLGTCTIGQRNKDYTVHIIPA